CCGCCGAGGTCGCCGACCGCGCCGTCCCTGGCCACTGGGAAGGGGATCTGGTCCTGGGGTCGAACTGCCGCTCGGCCATCGCCACCCTGGTGGAGCGCCAGACCCGGTTTACGATGCTGGTCCACCTGCCCGATGACCACGGCGCCGTCGCTGTCCGTGACGGCCTGCTGGCGAGGATCAAGACCCTGCCGGAGCACCTGTGCAAGTCGCTGACCTGGGACCAGGGCACCGAGCTTGCCCAACACCGCCAGATCACCATGGCGACCAACATGGACATCTACTTCTGCGACCCGCACTCACCCTGGCAGCGCGGCACCAACGAGAACACCAACGGACTCCTGCGCCAGTACTTCCCCAAGGGCACCGACCTGTCCGTGCACTCACCCGAGCGGCTGCTCGAAGTCGCAGCCGAACTCAACGCCCGACCCCGCAAGACCCTGGGCGGCATCACCCCCGCCCAAGCCATGGAACGGCTACTATTTGAACCAGAAAAACCCGCCGTTGCAACGACCGCCTGAATTCGCCGAACCCTCTGCGGGAATCTGCGAGACTTACCCAATGATTACCGAACACGCGCTGCTTCCCGTCGTTTCCGGACAGGAAGAAGACTTTGAGGCAGCGTTCGATCTGGCTCGTTTGATTATTGCGTCGATGCCTGGCTTTGTCTCGTTGTCGCTCTCTCGTGCGATCGAAACTCCCAGCCAGTACTTGCTGCTCGTGCAGTGGGAGAGTTTGGAGGACCACACCGTTGGTTTCAGGGGATCCCCGCAGTATCAGCAGTGGCGGGAGCTACTGCACAGGTTCTACGAGCCGTTTCCCCTGGTCGAACACTACGAGCTCGTGAACTCTGCTCCTCGGTAGAGAGCCCGTAGGCTGGCCGGCGGCCGTCGCCCCGGAAGGGCGATCCTCTACCGGACACTGTTAGATGCGGGTTACCCCAGGACAAGTTCCGGTGTTTATCGTGTTGTTTTTCCGGTGATGAGTTGCCATGGGTGTGGTGTGGGTGTCGAAGCGCCGGTGATGGCGGCTAGGGCGCATGCGGCGCCTTGTTGGCGAAGGTTCTGTTGAACGGTGGTCACCTGTTTCACTGACGCGGCCTCGGAGGCATCCCAGCCCGTGACGGCGAGGCTCCTCGGAACGTGAATGCCGGCTTTCGATGCGGCCTCTAAAGTTCCCAGGGCTAATTCATCACTCATCGCGAGAATGGTGTCTGGAGGATTCGGGCGAGCCAGCAATCGGCCGGCGGCTCGTTCTCCTTCACCAGAACTGTTGATGGAGCAAGAAGCCACTTCAACATTCTCCCATTGGAATCCTGCCGCGGTGAGCGCGTCCTGGTATCCCAGGAGCCGGTTACGCGTGACGGGGAACGTCGCTGTCGCCGGGTCAGGACCCATGCTGATCATCTCGACTCTTTCCTTGGTGAAGGGAAAGGTGATGATGGCAGGGCGTTGGCTCTGGTGTAGGCCTAATGCTGCGACCGCTTGTGCAGCGGCGCGATCGTCGATGCCCACCAGACCGAATGCCTTTTTCTTTGGTCCGGCATGGATGATGGCTGGCCTCCCAGTCAGGGCAAGGGCCTCAAGCACCGGGTCATCGTCCGTTGTGGTCCACACAACGAAGGCATCTACCGCTGCTGCGCGGATGCGCTGATCATCGTCAGCAGATCCGTTGGTCGGGAGAATGGTCATGGCCAAACCATGTTCCGCACAGACATCTGCGATCCCGGCAAGGAAGCGTGTCGCCTGGGGGTCATCGAAGGCGTAAGTCAGGGTCTCTCCCAGAACGACCCCGAGAGCGCCGCTGGTTCCCGTGCGCAGCGATCGGGCGCTGGGGTCGGGCCCTGGATATCCGAGCACCTCGGCGGCGGTAAGGACTTTCTCCCGGGACGCTGCCGAGACGCGGGAGGGCATGCTGTAGGTGTAGGAAGCGGTCATCACCGAGACTCCAGCCTCGCGGGCTACCTCGCTGAGGGTGATTTTGGATTCCGGTGCTGCAGGTGACATAGGACCAGCCTACTTGTGTATCGTTACACATATGATTCGTTCCTCATCGCAGTCCGCTCATAGGTTGGCGTGGGCGTCCTATGCGTCCTTTGCGGCGTTCGGTGTTTTCTGGGGCACCTGGGGTGCGAGTATTCCAAGAATCAGGTCCCAA
This genomic interval from Micrococcaceae bacterium Sec5.7 contains the following:
- a CDS encoding antibiotic biosynthesis monooxygenase; protein product: MITEHALLPVVSGQEEDFEAAFDLARLIIASMPGFVSLSLSRAIETPSQYLLLVQWESLEDHTVGFRGSPQYQQWRELLHRFYEPFPLVEHYELVNSAPR
- a CDS encoding LacI family DNA-binding transcriptional regulator, whose product is MSPAAPESKITLSEVAREAGVSVMTASYTYSMPSRVSAASREKVLTAAEVLGYPGPDPSARSLRTGTSGALGVVLGETLTYAFDDPQATRFLAGIADVCAEHGLAMTILPTNGSADDDQRIRAAAVDAFVVWTTTDDDPVLEALALTGRPAIIHAGPKKKAFGLVGIDDRAAAQAVAALGLHQSQRPAIITFPFTKERVEMISMGPDPATATFPVTRNRLLGYQDALTAAGFQWENVEVASCSINSSGEGERAAGRLLARPNPPDTILAMSDELALGTLEAASKAGIHVPRSLAVTGWDASEAASVKQVTTVQQNLRQQGAACALAAITGASTPTPHPWQLITGKTTR